A window of the Xenopus laevis strain J_2021 chromosome 9_10L, Xenopus_laevis_v10.1, whole genome shotgun sequence genome harbors these coding sequences:
- the ccdc103.L gene encoding coiled-coil domain-containing protein 103 isoform X2 translates to MEDQETIDFRQLERELANALAADQKYSRENDAKFRAIHQKVASYEEFRDIVLASNLKPLERKDKVGGERKQPWNPSFNTNSCARESENVMPEESFSDPTNAFEFTRDWRRLGNGEKYYYLLRVGAEKLSQLFHAEVCSGLLGEFLLVLNESFQAIHLETVLQILQTLAETKRFDLNLVFLSGSEKESSQKLFVKLQTCVGAIEDERRRIEDKRLTKLMACYKIGSTKD, encoded by the exons ATGGAGGATCAGGAAACTATTGATTTCCGGCAGTTGGAACGGGAGCTGGCCAACGCACTGGCTGCTGATCAGAAGTACTCAAGAGAAAATGACGCCAAGTTTCGAGCCATTCACCAAAAAGTGGCATCTTATGAGGAATTCAG AGATATTGTCCTGGCATCTAACCTGAAGCCCCTTGAACGGAAGGATAAGGTGGGAGGAGAGAGAAAGCAGCCCTGGAACCCAAGTTTCAACACAAATAGCTGCGCACGAGAGTCCGAAAATGTGATGCCGGAA GAATCGTTTTCAGATCCCACAAATGCATTTGAGTTTACCCGAGACTGGCGCCGATTAGGAAACGGAGAGAAGTATTACTACCTCTTGCGAGTGGGAGCTGAGAAGCTGTCTCAACTTTTCCATGCTGAAGTGTGTTCTGGACTACTTGGAGAATTCCTCTTAGTGCTCAATGAGAGCTTTCAGGCCATTCACCTGGAGACTGTCCTACAGATCTTACAAACACTAGCAGAGACCAAGCGTTTTGACCTTAATCTGGTTTTTCTCAGTGGGTCTGAGAAGGAGAGTTCCCAAAAGCTATTTGTAAAGTTGCAAACCTGTGTTGGTGCAAtagaagatgaaagaaggaggaTAGAAGATAAAAGGCTAACAAAACTAATGGCCTGTTACAAGATCGGCAGCACAAAGGACTGA
- the ccdc103.L gene encoding coiled-coil domain-containing protein 103 isoform X1, translating to MVKRNCNVSIGTETQSEEQIVTLMEDQETIDFRQLERELANALAADQKYSRENDAKFRAIHQKVASYEEFRDIVLASNLKPLERKDKVGGERKQPWNPSFNTNSCARESENVMPEESFSDPTNAFEFTRDWRRLGNGEKYYYLLRVGAEKLSQLFHAEVCSGLLGEFLLVLNESFQAIHLETVLQILQTLAETKRFDLNLVFLSGSEKESSQKLFVKLQTCVGAIEDERRRIEDKRLTKLMACYKIGSTKD from the exons atggtcAAGAGGAACTGCAACGTTTCCATAGGAACGGAGACACAAAGTGAGGAACAG ATTGTTACATTGATGGAGGATCAGGAAACTATTGATTTCCGGCAGTTGGAACGGGAGCTGGCCAACGCACTGGCTGCTGATCAGAAGTACTCAAGAGAAAATGACGCCAAGTTTCGAGCCATTCACCAAAAAGTGGCATCTTATGAGGAATTCAG AGATATTGTCCTGGCATCTAACCTGAAGCCCCTTGAACGGAAGGATAAGGTGGGAGGAGAGAGAAAGCAGCCCTGGAACCCAAGTTTCAACACAAATAGCTGCGCACGAGAGTCCGAAAATGTGATGCCGGAA GAATCGTTTTCAGATCCCACAAATGCATTTGAGTTTACCCGAGACTGGCGCCGATTAGGAAACGGAGAGAAGTATTACTACCTCTTGCGAGTGGGAGCTGAGAAGCTGTCTCAACTTTTCCATGCTGAAGTGTGTTCTGGACTACTTGGAGAATTCCTCTTAGTGCTCAATGAGAGCTTTCAGGCCATTCACCTGGAGACTGTCCTACAGATCTTACAAACACTAGCAGAGACCAAGCGTTTTGACCTTAATCTGGTTTTTCTCAGTGGGTCTGAGAAGGAGAGTTCCCAAAAGCTATTTGTAAAGTTGCAAACCTGTGTTGGTGCAAtagaagatgaaagaaggaggaTAGAAGATAAAAGGCTAACAAAACTAATGGCCTGTTACAAGATCGGCAGCACAAAGGACTGA